The proteins below come from a single Bacteroidales bacterium WCE2004 genomic window:
- a CDS encoding O-acetylhomoserine sulfhydrylase — MEKKLHPSTLCVHAGYSPANGEPRQMPIIQSTTFKYTTSDEMGRLFDLEASGYFYTRLQNPTNDRVAARLAALEGGVAGMLTSSGQAANFFACFNICEAGCHMITTSAIYGGTYNLFGVTFPKMGIEVTFIDQNASDEEIEAAFRPNTKLLFGETLTNPGVRVLDIERLARIAHKHGVPLIVDNTFPTPVNLRPIEFGADIVTHSTTKYLDGHGTTVGGAIIDSGNFDWEAHADKFPGLTTPDESYHGLTYTKKFGKLAYITKATSQLMRDLGSIQSPQNAFYLNLGIQTLAVRMKHICASAQKVAEYLHDHPAVEWIHYPGLKDDSDYALAQKYMPEGTCGVMALALKGDRERAKRFMDHLQLITIETHVADCHSCILHPASHTHRQLSDEQLREAGVDPGLMRLSIGLEDPRDIIADLEQALRVE, encoded by the coding sequence ATGGAAAAGAAGCTTCATCCCTCCACGCTTTGCGTCCATGCGGGCTACAGCCCCGCCAATGGCGAACCCCGGCAGATGCCGATCATCCAGAGTACCACCTTCAAGTACACCACCAGCGACGAGATGGGACGCCTCTTCGACCTCGAGGCTTCCGGCTATTTCTACACCCGCCTGCAGAACCCGACCAACGACCGCGTGGCCGCGCGTCTGGCGGCGCTGGAAGGCGGCGTGGCGGGCATGCTGACCTCCTCCGGCCAGGCCGCCAACTTCTTCGCCTGCTTCAACATCTGCGAGGCCGGCTGCCACATGATCACCACCTCGGCGATCTACGGCGGCACCTACAACCTCTTCGGCGTCACCTTCCCCAAGATGGGCATCGAGGTCACCTTCATCGACCAGAACGCCTCCGACGAGGAGATCGAGGCGGCCTTCCGCCCCAACACCAAGCTCCTCTTCGGCGAGACGCTCACCAACCCGGGCGTCCGCGTGCTCGACATCGAGCGCCTCGCGCGCATCGCCCACAAGCACGGCGTGCCCCTCATCGTGGACAATACCTTCCCGACGCCGGTCAACCTCCGGCCCATCGAGTTCGGTGCCGACATCGTCACCCACTCCACCACCAAATACCTCGACGGCCACGGCACCACGGTCGGCGGCGCCATCATCGACAGCGGCAACTTCGACTGGGAGGCCCACGCCGACAAGTTCCCGGGCCTGACCACGCCGGACGAGTCCTACCACGGACTGACCTATACCAAGAAATTCGGCAAGCTGGCCTACATCACCAAGGCCACCAGCCAGCTGATGCGCGACCTGGGCTCCATCCAGAGCCCGCAGAACGCCTTCTACCTCAACCTCGGCATCCAGACGCTCGCCGTGCGCATGAAGCACATTTGCGCATCCGCGCAAAAGGTGGCGGAATACCTCCACGACCATCCGGCCGTGGAATGGATCCACTACCCGGGCCTGAAAGACGATTCCGACTACGCGCTGGCGCAGAAATACATGCCGGAGGGCACCTGCGGCGTGATGGCGCTCGCGCTCAAGGGCGACCGCGAGCGCGCCAAGCGCTTCATGGACCACCTCCAGCTGATCACCATCGAGACCCACGTGGCAGACTGCCATTCGTGCATCCTGCACCCGGCGTCCCACACGCACCGGCAGCTCTCCGACGAGCAGCTGCGCGAGGCGGGCGTTGACCCGGGTCTGATGCGCCTGAGCATCGGCCTCGAGGATCCGCGCGACATTATCGCGGATCTCGAGCAGGCGCTGCGAGTAGAGTAA
- a CDS encoding mannose-6-phosphate isomerase, which translates to MSEEKKLYPFKFCTLQDDYPWGSEEFKLADLGYRDSLVREGWLAGNSMSEVMDTYLDRVVGDNVYDYYGRQFPVCVRLVRCKGRMPLRVHPDDEVAAQRYDFLGKEKVWYVVRAGLDARLLVGFRRDTDAAEFYPKCLDGTAEELLNTVAPYAGQWLHIPAGTPHAALGDVEILEIAESSPMDFCLCGWGEEVHPDEFDTSLTLVDALDFINYKKYSPAAVRPAAGSAPDSERLVDLPQMRLDRIALKAPIEITREGGPFLLYTCVRGSAVLRLPLAGGKTLDYTMKNGETILVPAECLEFQLVPETSNALLLETSIVRADADPYIDPSAEPTLPED; encoded by the coding sequence ATGTCAGAAGAGAAGAAACTTTACCCTTTCAAGTTCTGCACCCTGCAGGACGATTACCCCTGGGGCAGCGAGGAGTTCAAGCTCGCGGACCTGGGCTATCGCGATTCGCTGGTCCGCGAGGGCTGGCTGGCCGGCAACAGCATGTCGGAGGTGATGGACACCTACCTCGACCGCGTGGTCGGCGACAATGTGTATGACTACTACGGGCGGCAGTTCCCCGTGTGCGTGCGCCTCGTGCGCTGCAAGGGGCGGATGCCGCTCCGCGTGCACCCCGACGACGAGGTGGCCGCGCAGCGATATGATTTCCTGGGCAAGGAGAAGGTCTGGTACGTGGTGCGCGCCGGGCTCGACGCCCGCCTGCTGGTGGGCTTCCGCCGCGACACCGACGCCGCGGAATTCTATCCCAAGTGCCTGGACGGCACGGCGGAGGAGCTCCTCAACACCGTCGCCCCCTACGCCGGCCAGTGGCTGCACATCCCGGCCGGCACGCCGCATGCGGCGCTGGGCGACGTGGAGATCCTCGAGATCGCCGAGTCCTCGCCGATGGATTTCTGCCTGTGCGGCTGGGGCGAGGAGGTGCATCCCGACGAGTTCGACACTTCGCTGACGCTCGTGGACGCGCTCGATTTCATCAATTACAAGAAATATTCCCCCGCCGCGGTCCGTCCGGCCGCCGGCTCGGCGCCGGATTCGGAGCGGCTCGTGGACCTGCCCCAGATGCGCCTGGACCGCATCGCGCTCAAGGCGCCGATCGAGATCACGCGCGAGGGCGGGCCGTTCCTGCTGTACACCTGCGTGCGCGGCAGCGCGGTCCTGCGTCTCCCGCTCGCCGGCGGCAAGACGCTCGATTATACAATGAAAAACGGCGAGACGATACTCGTTCCCGCCGAATGTCTGGAGTTCCAGCTCGTGCCGGAGACGTCCAATGCGCTCCTGCTCGAGACTTCGATCGTGCGCGCCGACGCGGATCCGTATATCGATCCGTCGGCCGAGCCGACCCTGCCGGAGGACTAG